A stretch of the Sorangium aterium genome encodes the following:
- a CDS encoding ABC transporter ATP-binding protein yields the protein MRVARNGIGSVPWHRTSMRALLAILRIGLRSLREGGAPPMSSSSGGLRGASSSAAARLALVVAWSSLAGALSGLLPAIAGVALGAVAGREAPPSGGIGGALARLLAGAPPAAAVLAALGATLVSASLAVLSGRKSSELGGDLTAALRVALFRAALFASPRDVDAAGRALIAAQAAGPAPRPPSAGPAPPVRGAEVVRLAIARDAGLVADFAIAVATGLPQALATLAVLAGSLVSSGMALVLAGGAALFAASRLAADRASGRVARAMREMQHADTAVFGAVGEALAGAEDLRLLGARAQAEGELAVAARRVADARRRFGQALAVSGQIKGTLAALSPLVIVAALAASRGGAGAGEVGELLLVVPLLMARLEALDALRAGFIERAPLLRATLALLRLPEHPPRPSGGLAMHLDGEARRPLSIAFEGVTFTPPGASRPVLDGVSLSIPAGAVVGVCGRSGSGKSMLLRLLLRLDDPSSGAIAVGGVDLRQIPPEELPRLFGVVGQSTRLFERSIADNLALGLDPAPTEERMREALRRVELDELAGAPPAEGEARLARGLATEVRASPPSLSGGEARRLLLARVLLREPRVFVLDEPEAGLPGATAEAVLRTACEVAAGRTAIVVTHAPHLLRSTFNVLLDGGRVAAVGTHESLRESSPLYRSLLAEALQRSASPAAG from the coding sequence ATGCGCGTCGCGCGCAACGGCATCGGCAGTGTACCGTGGCATCGCACGTCGATGCGCGCGCTCCTCGCGATCCTGCGGATCGGTCTTCGCTCGCTGCGCGAGGGGGGCGCACCGCCCATGTCGTCGTCATCGGGAGGCCTGCGCGGTGCCTCGTCCAGCGCCGCCGCGCGCCTCGCCCTCGTCGTGGCGTGGTCGTCGCTCGCGGGCGCGCTGTCCGGCCTGCTCCCGGCGATCGCCGGCGTGGCCCTCGGCGCCGTCGCCGGGCGCGAGGCGCCGCCCTCGGGCGGCATCGGCGGCGCCCTCGCCCGGCTGCTCGCCGGCGCACCGCCGGCGGCCGCGGTCCTCGCCGCGCTCGGCGCCACGCTCGTGTCCGCCTCCCTGGCGGTGCTCTCGGGCCGGAAGAGCTCGGAGCTCGGCGGCGACCTCACCGCCGCGCTCCGCGTCGCGCTCTTCCGGGCAGCGTTGTTCGCTTCGCCCCGCGACGTGGACGCCGCCGGGCGCGCGCTCATCGCGGCGCAGGCGGCGGGGCCCGCGCCGCGGCCGCCGAGCGCCGGGCCCGCGCCGCCCGTCCGGGGCGCGGAGGTCGTGCGGCTCGCGATCGCGCGGGACGCCGGCCTCGTCGCCGATTTCGCGATCGCCGTCGCGACCGGCTTGCCCCAGGCGCTCGCGACGCTCGCGGTCCTCGCCGGGTCGCTGGTCTCGAGCGGCATGGCGCTCGTCCTCGCGGGCGGCGCCGCGCTGTTCGCGGCCTCGCGCCTCGCGGCGGACCGGGCCTCGGGCCGCGTGGCGCGGGCGATGCGGGAGATGCAGCACGCCGACACGGCCGTCTTCGGCGCGGTAGGCGAGGCGCTGGCGGGAGCGGAGGACCTTCGCCTGCTCGGCGCGCGCGCCCAGGCCGAGGGAGAGCTCGCCGTGGCCGCGCGCCGGGTCGCGGACGCGCGCCGCCGCTTCGGCCAGGCGCTCGCCGTCTCCGGCCAGATCAAGGGCACGCTCGCGGCGCTCTCGCCGCTCGTCATCGTCGCTGCGCTCGCGGCCTCCCGCGGGGGCGCCGGCGCGGGGGAGGTCGGAGAGCTCCTGCTCGTGGTGCCGCTGTTGATGGCGCGCCTAGAGGCGCTCGACGCCCTCCGCGCCGGCTTCATCGAGCGCGCCCCCCTGCTGCGCGCGACGCTCGCGCTGCTGCGCCTGCCCGAGCACCCGCCCCGTCCCTCCGGCGGCCTCGCGATGCACCTCGACGGCGAGGCGAGGCGCCCCCTGTCGATCGCCTTCGAGGGGGTCACGTTCACGCCGCCGGGCGCGAGCCGCCCCGTCCTCGACGGCGTGTCGCTCTCGATCCCCGCCGGAGCGGTGGTCGGCGTCTGCGGTCGCTCCGGCAGCGGCAAGTCGATGCTCCTGCGCCTGCTCCTGCGCCTCGACGATCCGTCGTCGGGCGCGATCGCCGTGGGCGGCGTGGATCTGCGGCAGATCCCGCCCGAGGAGCTCCCGCGGCTGTTCGGCGTGGTGGGGCAATCGACGCGGCTGTTCGAGCGGAGCATCGCGGACAACCTGGCGCTCGGCCTCGATCCCGCGCCCACGGAGGAGCGCATGCGCGAGGCGCTCCGCCGCGTGGAGCTCGACGAGCTCGCAGGCGCGCCGCCGGCGGAGGGCGAGGCGCGGCTCGCGCGCGGCCTCGCGACGGAGGTGCGCGCCTCACCGCCGAGCCTGTCGGGCGGTGAGGCGCGGCGGCTGCTGCTCGCGCGGGTGCTGCTGCGCGAGCCGCGGGTCTTCGTGCTGGACGAGCCGGAGGCGGGCCTGCCGGGCGCCACCGCCGAGGCGGTCCTCCGCACGGCGTGCGAGGTCGCCGCCGGGCGCACGGCCATCGTCGTGACCCACGCGCCGCACCTCCTCAGGTCGACGTTCAACGTGTTGCTCGACGGCGGTCGGGTCGCGGCGGTGGGCACGCACGAATCCCTCCGCGAGAGCTCGCCGCTCTATCGGTCGCTTCTGGCCGAGGCGCTGCAGCGGTCCGCGAGCCCGGCGGCAGGCTGA